The Kribbella sp. NBC_00662 nucleotide sequence TTCGACGCGCCGGGACCGCGCGCCAAGCGGCTGTACTTCGGCGTCGGTGTCGTCGCCGTCGTCGCGATCCTGCTCGTGCTGTGGTTCGTGCTGGACAGGCTCAACGAGAAGGGCCAGCTGACGGCGGCCAAGTGGAAGCCGTTCCTGACCGGCGAGATCTGGACCCAGTACATCCTGCCCGGCCTGGCCGGCACGCTGATCGCGGCCGCGATCTCGGTCGTGCTCGCGATGGTCGTCGGCGTCCTGCTCGGCGTCGGGCGGCTGTCCAGCCAGGCGTGGGTGCGCTGGCCGTGCGGTGTGCTCGTGGAGTTCTTCCGCGCCGTGCCGGTGCTGCTGATGATGCTGTTCACGTACGCGCTGTACGCGAAGTACGAGCTCTTCCCGCCGGAGCGTTACGCGCTGGCGGCTGTCGTCACCGGCCTCACGCTGTACAACGGCTCCGTCGTGGCCGAGCTGGTCCGGTCCGGCGTGCACTCGTTGCCGAAGGGCCAGAGCGAGGCGGCGATGGCCATCGGGCTCACCAGCGGCAAGTCGATGCGCCTCGTCCTGTTGCCGCAGGCAATCACCGCTATGCTGCCGGCGATCGTCGGCCAGCTGGTCGTGATCCTGAAGGACACCGCCCTCGGCTACATCATCACCTACGAGGAACTGCTCCGGAAGGCGGAGCAGATCGGCAACTACAAGTCGAACCTGGTGCCTGCCTTCATCGTCATCGGGGCGATCTTCATCATCATCAACTACCTGCTGACCGTCGTCGCCCAGCGGGTCGAGTCCCTGATGCGCCGCCGCGGCCGCTCCGCCGGCGGTCCCCTGACCGCCGACCCGGTCGACCAGAGCACCGTCGCGGTCGTCGGCCAGGACACCAACAACTGAACCAATCTCATCAAGAACAGGGCCCGGGACTCTCCCCGGGCCCTTTTCTTCGCCGTCGGCAACCGATGACTCTTCGTGCCGGTCGTTGCTCAGCGCAAGGTGTTGAAGGAGTCGCGGATGATCTCGAGGGCTTCGGCGGCTTCTTCCTCGGTCAGGGTCATCGGGGGCGCCATCCGGAGGACGTTGCCGTAGAGGCCGCCCTTGCCGACCAGGAGGCCGCGGTTCTTGGTCTCCTGCTGGAGTTTCGCGGTACTGGCGGCGTCGGGGCTGTTGTCGTCCGGCTTGACGATCTCGGCGGCGAGCATCAGACCCTTGCCGCGGACGTCGCCGAGCTCGGGGAACTCGTCGGAGATGCCGCGCAGGCCGTCGACCAGTTGCGCGCCGCGCTTGGCCGCGTTGGCCTGCAGGTCCTTGTCGAGCAGGTAGTCGATCGTCGCCTTCGCCGCGCTGGTCGAGATCGGGTTGCCGCCGAACGTGGACAGCGAGTTCGCCTTGACGCTGTCCATCAACTCGGCCTTGGCGACCACGCCGCCGATCGCGAACCCGTTGCCGAGCCCCTTCGCGAACGTCATCGCATCCGGTACGACGTCGTGCGCCTGGATGCCCCAGAAATGGTCACCGGTCCGGCCCCACCCGGTCTGCACCTCGTCGGAGATGAACAGGATCCCGTACTCGTCCAGGACCTCCTTGAAGGCGGCGTACAGCCCGTCGGGCGGTGACGAGAACCCGCCGACGCCCTGGATCGGCTCGGCGATCAGACAGGCGACATCACCCGACGTCGTGGTCTCGATGACGTTGCGGAGGTCGTCGACGCAGACCTTGATGTAGTCGGCGTCCGACAGATCGCGGAACGGGCTGCGATAGCGGTACGCGCCCTGGACGTACTGCACGTTCACCGGTGAGAGGCTGCTCGCGGACCAGCCGCGGTTGCCGGTGATCGCGACCGTGCCGAACGCGCGGCCGTGGTACGAGTTCCGCATCGCCAGGACCTGGTTCGAGCGGCGGTTCTGGGTGGCGAGCAGCAAGGCCGTCTCGTTCGCCTCGGTGCCGGAGTTGGCGAAGAACACCTTCGCGTCCGGGATCCCGGACAGCTCGGCGATCTGCTCGGCCAGCTCGATCTGCTTCCGGATCAGGTACACCGTCGAAGTGTGCGCGATCCCGGTGCCGAGCTGCTCACGCACAGCGTCCGAGATCTCCGCGATGTCGTACCCGATCGCGTTGGTCAGGATGCCGGCGAAGAAGTCGATGTAGGTGTTGCCCTCACCGTCCGTCACCCGCCGTCCGGACCCGGAGACGATCTCGATCGGCTCCTCGTAGTACAACGCGAGCCAAGCCGGCATGACGGCCTTGTGACGCTCCCAGAGCTCCGCATGTGTCATGGGGCAAGCATTACACCGGTTGACCGATAGCGCAGGTCTATGACGTTAAGGTGCTCTGCGTGACAATGCCGAGCATCCCGCATGTGGATATCGAGTCCCTGGAGCACTTCGACCGGCTGCTCGCCGCGGGGGCCACCGCGATGGCGGGGTGGCGGGTGCAGTCGGTGGATCTGACCCGGCGTACGGCGGAGATCGTCGGGCTGAAGCCGATGGGGTCGCTGTTCCTCGGGTGTGTGCTGGAGGAGAAGGCGGACGCGTGGGTCCGCGACGGCGGCGGTCTGGTGTTCCCGGCGATCCCAGAGCTGCCGTTCGACGCGTACCGCGGGCGGCTGTACGACGCCGACGAGCTGTACGCCGGTCTGGAGCACGGGTACGACGCCACTCCGGACGCCCGCATCTACGCCTGGTCCCGCCAGCAGGACGAGAAGGGCGACACCGGCCGCACACTCGCCGCGGCGCTCCACGACCACGCCATCGGCGATGCCCTCACCGAGCTCCCCGACGACAAGCCCTGGGTCGGCGTGATGGGCGGCCACGGCGTGCTGCGGGGCAGCGACGACTACCGCTCCGCCGTACTGCTCGGCCGCACACTCGCGCGCGCGGGCCGGATGGTGGTGACCGGAGGCGGTCCGGGAGCCATGGAGGCCGCCAACCTCGGCGCATCGCTGGCGGCGTACGACGATGCCGTGCTGGATGCTGCTGTTGCGGAGCTGGCCGCCGTACTGTCGTTCCGCCCGTCCATCGGCGACTGGGCGTCCACGGGCCTCGCCGTCCGCTCGCAGTACCCCGGTGACGGCGGAGTGTCGATCCCGACCTGGTTCTACGGTCATGAGCCGCCGAACGTGTTCGCCGGCGCGATCGCGAAGTACTTCTCGAACGCCCAGCGCGAAGACGTCCTGCTCGGCCGTGCGCACGGCGGCATCATCTACCTGACCGGAGCCGCCGGCACCGTCCAGGAGGTCTTCCAGGCGGTCACGCCGAACTACTACGGCGACGCAGCCACCCAGATCCCGCTGATCCTCGTCGGCACCGACTACTGGACCAGCCAGCTCCCGGTCTGGCCCCTGCTCGAGTCCCTCTCCGTCGGCCGCCACATGCGACTCCACCTGGTCGACACGATCGACGAGGCCGCCGGTCTGGTCAGTTGACTCGCTGGGGCTTGAACTGCATCTGCGGGTTGGCGTACGCGTCCTGCGACTCGATGAGCTGCAGCTCGCGCTCACCCGACTCATGGGTCCGGGTGAGCAGTTCGAAGACGCTCGACGTCGTACGGGCCAGCGCCTCCGCGAGATCGCCCGTACGGCGGTAGTGCGCCGTGAAGAGCGCGGCCGTCACGTCGCCCGACCCGTTCGCCTTCATCGGGATGTACGGCGTCTGCACGAGCCATGCGCCGCTGTCGTCGACGGCGAGCATCTCGATCGTGCCTTCCTCGCGGTCCGGGCGCTCGACGCTGGTGACGAGCACCGTCCGCGGTCCGGTCGCGCGCACCAGCTCGACCGAGGCCAGCGTGGACTCGAGCGTGTCCGGCTCGGTGCCGGTCAGGAAGCCCAGCTCGAACTGGTTGGGCGTGATGATGTCGGCCGCCGGAACCACCCGGTCCCGCAACAGCACCGGGATGGCAGGCGCTACGAAGCACCCGGATTTCGCGTTGCCCATCACCGGGTCGCAGGAGTACAAGGCATTCGGGTTGGCCGCCTTGACCCGCTGCACCGCCTCGAGGATCACGTCGGCGATCCCCTCCCCGCCCTGGTAACCCGACAGCACCACGTCGATCTGCGGAAGGACCCCGCGGTCCTCGATCCCGAGCAGCACCTCGCGTACGTCGTCCGGGCTGATCATGGGCCCGCGCCACGCCCCGTAGCCGGTGTGGTTCGAGAAGTTCACCGTGTACACCGGCAGCACCTCGACACCGATCCGCTGCAACGGGAACACAGCTGCCGAGTTACCCACATGCCCGTACGCAACCGCCGACTGAATCGAAAGGATCTTCACTCCCCGATCATCCCATCGCCCGTGATTTGTCGGTGGTGGGGTTTAGCGTGCGCGGCATGACGAACTTCGTGTTGGTGCCGGGGGCTTGGCTGGGTGCGTGGGCCTGGGACGAGGTGGCCGCCGTACTGCGGGCCGAGGGGCACGGCGTCCATCCGGTGACGTTGAGCGGGCTGGCCGACCGGCGGGACGAAGCTGCCGGTCAGCAGCAGCATGTCGACGACATCGTGGCTGTGATCGAGTCGCAGGACCTGCGGGACGTCGTGCTCGCGGGGCACAGCTACTCCGGGATACCGGTCGGTCAGGCGGCGGGGCGGATCGGCGATCGGCTGCGACGGGTGGTGTATGTCGACTCCAACATCCCGACCGACGGGAAGTCGTTCGTCGACGGGTGGTCGGCGGAAGGACAGGCGTGGGTCCGGGACCAGCTGGAGTCGTCCGGTGGCTACTGGCCGCCGCTCACCGCCGAGGACTACGTCGGCCAGGATCTCTCCGACGAGGCGATCGCGCTGATCCTGGAGCGCGGTACGCCGCATCCCGGCCGCTCCATCACCGAGCCGGCTCACCTGGTCCGCCCGATCGGCGAGCTGCCCACGACGTACATCAAGTGCCTGATGGACGGTGCGACACCGTCGTCCGACGTGGCCGAACAGCTCGAGTCACCACAGTGGGAGCTCGTCGAACTCCCCACCGGTCATTGGCCGATGTTCTCCCAGCCCATCGCCCTGGCGAAGATCCTGACGACGGCCTGACGGTTGGTGAGCCGGCCGCGGGTGAAGTCCGCGGGCTCCGTCACTTGCTGGCGGCGGCGAGTTGGCCGCAGGCGCCGTCGATCTCCTGGCCGCGGGTGTCGCGGACGGTGGTGGGGATGCCGGCGGCCTCGAGGCGGCGGACGAACTCGCGCTCGTCGGCCGGGTCGGAGGCGGTCCACTTCGAGCCGGGTGTCGGGTTCAGCGGGATCAGGTTGACGTGCACCCAGCCCCAGTCGCCCCGCGCGTTGAGCTTCTCCGCGAGCAGATCGGCCCGCCAGGCGTGGTCGTTGATGTCGCGGATCATCGCGTACTCGATCGAGACCCGCCGCTTGGTCTGCCGTGCGTACCCCCAGGCAGCGTCGAGCACCTCGTCGACCTTCCACCGGTTGTTGATCGGCACCAGCTCGTCGCGCAGCTCGTCGTCCGGCGCGTGCAGCGACAGCGCGAGCGTGACCGGGATGCCTTCGGTGGCGAGCTGGTTGATCCGCGGCACCAGGCCGACAGTCGACACCGTCACGCCACGGGCCGAGATCCCCAGCCCCTCCGGCGACGGGTCGGTGAACCGGCGTACGGCGCCCATCACGGCCTTGTAGTTGGCCATCGGCTCGCCCATGCCCATGAACACGATGTTGCTGACCCGCCCGGGCCCCCCGGCGATCTCACCGCGCGCCAGCGCCCGCGCACCGTCGACGACCTGCTCGACGATCTCGGCGGTCGACATGTTCCGCGTCAGTCCGCCTTGGCCGGTCGCGCAGAACGGGCACGCCATCCCGCAACCCGCCTGCGAGGACACGCACATCGTGGCGCGGCCCGGATACCGCATCAGGACGGACTCGACCAGCGAACCGTCGAGCAGCTTCCAGAGCGTCTTCCGGGTCTCCCCGTTGTCGCACTCGAGGTCGCGGACGCGGGTCAGCAGCGGCGGCATCAGGTCGGCGACCAGCTTGTCGCGGGTCGCGGCCGGCAGGTCGGTCATCTCGGCCGGGTCGGACACCAGCCGGGAGAAGTAGTGGTTGGACAGCTGCTTGGCGCGGAACGCGGGCTCGCCGAGCGCGGCCACCGCAGTACGCCGCTCCTCCCCCGTGAGGTCAGCGAGGTGCCGCGGCGGCTTCTTGGCGCGACGCGGCTCATCGAACACCAGGGGAAGGGAAGTAGTCATAACCGACCTATTGTCGCAAGGTCGGACTACCGTTCACAAATTCACATCCCATGACCCGCGTCACCCGCGGGCTTGCGGTCGGAGTGGCCGAGTTTGCGGTCCGGGGCTATCCGGTCCCGCACCATCTGCTTGAGCAGCGGGATCTCGGCGAAGCCGCCCTCTGCTTTCCTCGACCACAGCAACTCGCCGTCGAGGCTGATGTCGAACACCCCGCCGGACCCGGGGACCAGCGCGACCTCGCCCAGCTCCTGGGGAAAGGTGGTCAGCAGCTCCTGAGCGGTCCACGCCGCCCGCATCAGCCACCGGCACTGGGTGCAGTACTCGATCTCCAACCGCGGCTCTCTCGTCACGGCGACCAAGGTATCGCCGTGACGAGAGCCGGCCTCAGGCCGAGTAGCCCTTCGGTGGGATCAGCGTGGCGAGCTGGTTGAAGGTCAGCCAGTACGTCGCCGTCGGGGCGAACCCGGCCGGGTCCGCGATCAGTACGGTCTGGTCGCTGTCGTCGTACCCGATCACCGTGAAGTAGTGGTAGATCGTGTAGTTCGGGTAGCCCGGCGGGTGGTTGCTGGCCGGGGCAACGATGTTGGCGACGATCGGGTAGTTGTTGTTGATGTCCAGGACGACGTCCCGCCAGAGCAGGTCACGCTGCGCCTGGGTGGGCGGGTCGTTGGGCATCTCCTTCGTCTCGTACCAGCCGGTGCCGAGGTGGTTGTTGAGCACCCGGGTGACCTGGCCGATCCAGTCCGTGCCGTTGGTCGTGGTCGGCAGCTCGTTCGCCAGCTGCTGCTGACTGGGCGGCGCGATCCGGGCCGAGAGGGCGATCCGGGTCGCGGCCGGGCCGCACCAGTAGCCGGTCTGCTGGTACTGGAAGTCGATGTTCAGCGTTCGGACGGTCTGCGTCGAGTAGCCGAGCTTCGGCACCGGTTTGATCGCTGCGGCGTGAGCTGCATCGACCGGAGCAGTGGGCTGAGCGGTCGCCGGAGACAGCGGGAGGGCGGCGGCTGCGATGAGCGCCAGACCGCAGAGCGCGGCCTTGAACTTCGTCGTGGGGGTCATGTCAGCTCCTCACCGGACGACCGGGGCGGATCATCCTGTGTTTGATACTGACACACAACTCGGTAGGTCGAGTGAAAAAATCACCGACCCTTTCGACCTCAGTGGAAAGGGTCGGTGATTTCCCGCACCAGCCAGCGCACGGCGTGATCCGGGTACGGGCGCGGCAGCGACAGCACGATGTGATCGAACCCCAGCTCGACCGCCCGTTGCACGATCGCGCGCGTGCCGGCCGGGTCGTCGTACGCGACGATCTGCTGCAGCGACCGGCTGAGCGTGGCCGGATCCCGTCCGATCCGGGCGCACTCCGCGTCCAGCCGGCGTACCCGATCGGCGAGGGTGTCGAGGTCGGTGTGTGGCGGGCCGCTGATGTTCCAGATATCGGCGTACTCCGCGACCAGCCGAAGCATGCGGTTGCCCCAGCCGCCGATCAGGAGCGGCGGACCCGCGGGCTGGATCGGCTTGGGTGCGTTACGGTTGCGCTCCAGCGTGAAGTGTTTGCCGTGGAAGTCGAACTCGTCCTCGGTCCACATCCGGCGCAGGATCTCGATCGTCTCGCGGAGGCGGTCGACCCCCTCCCCCGGCGGCACGAGCGTCAATCCGTAGGCGGCGTACTCCTCGATCGCCGGGTTCGGGCCGGTCGGCTGATGGGTTCCGCCCGCACCGAGGCCCATGATCAGCCGGCCGCCGGAGATGACGTCCAGGGTGCTGGCGATCTTGCCGAGCACGGCCGGCGGGCGGATCCGGTTGCTGGTGACGAGCAGGCCGAGGCGGAGCCGGGTGGTCTGCGCGGCGAGAGCGGCGAGCAAGGTCCAGCCCTCGAGGACGTCGCCGTTCTTCGGGCCGGCGAGCGGGAGGAAGTGGTCCCACAGCCAGGCGTCGCGGATCTGCGGGGTCTCGTCGGCCTCGAGCCAGACGCGGCGGATATCGGCGTACGGGACGTGCATCGGGGTGGTCTTCAGACCGAAGGTTGGTTGCATAATCGTCAGGGTAACTGATGATCAGGGCTACTGACGATCAGTGTGGCGGTAGATTAGGTGGCATGTCTGATCGGCTCGGGTATCTGCTGAAACACGTCTTCGCGGAGCTCACCGAAGCTCAGACCAAGGCGCTGGCTCCGCACGGTCTGAACGGGCGTGACCTGGCGGTCCTGTCCGCGATCGTCGCCGGTGAGCCGCTGTCCCAGCTCGAGGTCGCGGCCCGGCTGCGGGTGGACCGCACGTCGATCGGCGATCTGCTGGACGGGCTGGAGGAGCGTGGGTTCGTCGAGCGCCGGCGCAGCCCGGAGGACCGGCGGCGGAATGTCGTAGTACTGACGGCTCTGGGTCAGTCGACATTCGACGAGGCGGAGCGGGTTCGGCTGGAGGTCGAGCGTGAGTTCCTCGCTCCCCTGCCGGCTCCGGACCGTTTCCGGGACGATCTGCGGCTGCTGCTCGGGGAATGAGGGCTCCGGCGCACCCGTTGGACTGAATATGCCCTCCGTCCCGCTGTCAGTCCTGGACCGTTCTCGGACGCGCGTTGGTGAGACGGAGCCGGAGACGCTGCGCGCGACAGTGGAGTTCGCCCAGCAGGTGGAAGACCTTGGCTACAAGCGTTTCTGGGTGTCAGAGCATCACAGCGTGCCTGGGGTGGTCGGCTCGGCGCCGACAGTCCTGGCTGCGGCGGTTGCTGCTCGCACCTCGCACATCCGCGTCGGCACTGGTGGCGTGATGCTGCCGAACCACCAGCCCTTAGTGGTGGCGGAGCAGTTCGGCGTACTGGAGTCGCTGTACCCGGGCCGCATCGACATGGGCCTCGGCCGCTCGGTCGGCTTCACGAACGGGGTACGGCGTGCGCTCGGCGTCGAGAAGGACGCTGCGGACGACTTCAGCGCACAGGTGCAGGAGCTGCTCGGCTATCTGGCCGGTACGTCGGACGTGCACGCGCGTCCGGGCGAAGGGCTGAAGGTCCCGCCGTTCATCCTGGCCGTCGGCTCGGGCGCTTCCATCGCCGCATCGCTCGGGCTACCTGTCGTCCTGGCTGCCGGTCCTGACGCTGTGGACCTGGTCTCGTCCTACCGGGCATCCTTCCAGCCGTCGGCGTGGGCTCCGCAGCCCTACGTCATCCTCGCCGTCACCGCCGCGGTCGGGGACACCACGGAGGCGGCCCGTCAGCTGTTGTTGCCCGAGGCATGGGCCAGCGCTTACTCACGCACTCGCGGCGTCTTCCCGGCGTTGCAGCCCGACGTGCCTGCGACGATGAACGCTCGCGAGCAGGAGTTCTTCGAGAACGCGCTGCGCGGCCAGTACTACGGAACCTCGGACGAGGTGCACGCCGCCGTCGAGGACCTCGTGCAGCGGACAGCCGCGGACGAAGTGCTGATCACGACCAACACCTACGACCGCGACGATCTCCTCGCCTCGTTGGCGAAACTCATCGGCTGATCCTGGCCTCGAGCCGCTTCCGGACATCCGGCCACTCGTCGGCCAGGATCGAGAACACCACGGTGTCGCGGAACGAGCCGTCAGCCATCAGCATGTGCCGCCGCAGCACGCCCTCACGGGTCGCGCCGAGCTTGGCGATCGCCGCCTGCGAGCGGGTGTTCTTCGAGCCGGTCTGGATCTTCACGCGGCCGAATCCGCACACCTCGAAGGCGTGCTCCAGCAGCAGCAGTTTGGCCGCGGGGTTGACCGCGGTCCCCCAGACAGCGGGCGCGTAGCCGGTGTAGCCGAGGTGGATCCGCTCGTTCACCAGGTCGACGTCGGCCAGGCTCGACGTACCGACAACAGTGCCGTCGGCAACCATCCGGACGACGTACGCGAACCGCTTCTCCGCGGCCGGGATCCACTTCGCCCGCATCTCGTCGGCGCTCTTCGGCATTGCGGCTGGGCCGCCGCCGAAGCCTCCGGCGTACACCTGCTCGATGGCGATCGCGGCGTACAGCTCGTCGATATCGGACTCCTGCATCCGATCCAGCCGTACGACGTCGCCGACCAGGGACCGCCCGTCCGGTGCGATCGTCATGGTGTCAGCCCTTCACCAGGAGATGCAGCACCAGCCAGACGATGGGCGCGGTCGCGAGCAGCGAGTCCAACCGGTCCATCACACCGCCGTGGCCGGGCAGCAGGTTCGACATGTCCTTGATGCCCAGGTCACGCTTGATCATCGACTCGCCGAGATCGCCGACCGTCGCGGTCAGCACGGCGACGGCGCCGACGATCGCACCGACCCACCAATGCCCGTCGAGCAGCCAGACAACCCCGGCAATGCCCGCCCCGACACAGGCGAGCGCCGAGCCCGCGAAGCCCTCCCAGGACTTCTTCGGGCTGATCGTCGGCGCCATCGGGTGCTTGCCGAACAGCACGCCGGCCACATAGCCGCCGACGTCGCTGGCGACCACCACCAGGAAGAAGGTCACCACCCGCCCCGGGCCGTCCGCGTCCGGCTGGACCAGCAGGATCGCGAACCCGGCCAGCAACGGCACATAGCCGACCAGGAAGACGCCGGCGCTGACGTCGCGAACGAATCCGATCGAACCACCCGGCATCCGCCAGAAAATGGTCGCCAGCACTGTCAGCGCGAGCGCGACCAGGAGCGCCATCGGTCCGCCGAAATAGGCTGATGCCAGCATCGCCGTCGTACCGGCGAACATCGGGATCCGCGGGATGGCCGCGCCGCCGGTGCGCAGGGCCTTGATCATCTCGTCGACAGCCACCAGGACGACGACGAGCACCAGGACGGTGAACAGGACCTTCTGCCAGTACAGCGATCCGAGGATCAGTGCGCCGAGCCCGACTCCCACCGCGATGGCCGCGGGCAGATTACGCCCGGCACGGCTCGGGCTGGGACTCGGCGCGGGCGTGCTCTCGACGCCCATCACACCTCGAGCAGTTCGGCTTCCTTGTGCTTGAGCAGATCGTCGATCGAGTCGACGTACTTCTTCGTCAACCCGTCGAGCCGCTTCTCAGCACTCTTGCCCTCGTCCTCGCCCGCATCGCCGTCCTTGACCGACTTGTGCACCTGGTCCATGGCGTGCCGGCGGATGTTGCGGACCGAGACCTTGGCTTCCTCGCCCTTGGTCTTGGCGACCTTGATGTACTCCTTGCGCCGCTCCTCGGTCAGCTGCGGCATCACCACCCGGATCACCGCGCCGTCGTTGCCCGGGTTCACACCCAGGTCCGAGTCGCGGATCGCCTTCTCGATCGCCGCCATCGCACCCTTGTCGTACGGCGAGATCAGCACGGTCCGGGGCTCCGGGACCTGGAAACCGGCCAGCTGCTGCAGCGGCGTCGGGCTGCCGTAGTAGTCGGCCAGGATGCCCGCGAACATCTGCGGGTGCGCCCGGCCGGTGCGGATCGCGGCGAAGTCGTCCTTCGCGACCTCCACGGCCTTCGCCATCTTCTGCTCGGCTTCGCGGAGAGCTTCGTCGATCACGACATTCCTCGCTTCCTCTGGGCCGCGTCGATGCGGCCACTCCTACTGCGCCTTGTGACAACCGATCCTAGTGGTACGCCGCCGTACGCCGGGTTATTGCCCCCGGGAGACGACCGTGCCGATCTTCTCGCCGTGGATCACCCGGGCGATGTTGCCCTCCTCGAGGCCGAAGATCACGATCGGCAGCGCGTTGTCGCGGGCCAGGCTGATCGCGGTGGCATCGGCCACCCGGAGGCCGCGGGCCAGGAAGTCGTCGTACGACAGCTGGTCGAACTTGACCGCGTCCGGGTTCTTCTTCGGGTCGGAGTCGTAGACCCCGTCCACGCCCTGCTTGCCCATCAGCAACGCCTCGGCGCCGACCTCGAGCGCGCGCTGGGCGGCGACGGTGTCGGTGGAGAAGTACGGCATCCCGGAGCCGGCGCCGAAGATGACCACGCGGCCCTTCTCCAGGTGCCGCTCAGCCTTGCGCGGGATGTACGGCTCGGCGACCTGGCCCATCGTGATCGCGGTCTGCACCCGGGTCTCGATACCGAGCTTCTCCAGGAAGTCCTGCAGGGCCAGGCAGTTCATCACCGTGCCGAGCATGCCCATGTAGTCGGCGCGGTTCCGCTCCATGCCGCGCTGCTGCAGCTCGGCGCCGCGGAAGAAGTTGCCACCGCCGACCACCACGGCGACCTGGACACCGGCCCGGGCCACGTCGGCGATCTGCTTGGCGATCGAGTTCACGACGTCGGGGTCGACGCCCAGCTTGCCGCCGCCGAACACCTCACCCGACAGCTTGAGCAACACCCGGTGGTAGGCCGGGGCGAACGGCGAAGAGGCCGGATTCGTCTCGGTACCCAGGGTTTCCGTCACGATTCCGGCCTCCTCGTTCGTTGCTGTCCTGTTCAGATCCTCGTCGGGATCAGGCGCCGACCTCGAAGCGGGCGAACCGCTTCACGGTCACACCGGCCTCGTCCAGGACGGCCTTCACGGACTTCTTGCTCTCGGTCACCGACGGCTGCTCGAGCAGAACGACGTCCTTGAAGAAGCCGTTCACCCGGCCCTCGACGATCTTCAGCAACGCCTGCTCCGGCTTGCCCTCCTCGCGGGCGGTCGC carries:
- a CDS encoding C39 family peptidase — protein: MTPTTKFKAALCGLALIAAAALPLSPATAQPTAPVDAAHAAAIKPVPKLGYSTQTVRTLNIDFQYQQTGYWCGPAATRIALSARIAPPSQQQLANELPTTTNGTDWIGQVTRVLNNHLGTGWYETKEMPNDPPTQAQRDLLWRDVVLDINNNYPIVANIVAPASNHPPGYPNYTIYHYFTVIGYDDSDQTVLIADPAGFAPTATYWLTFNQLATLIPPKGYSA
- a CDS encoding SelT/SelW/SelH family protein; translation: MTREPRLEIEYCTQCRWLMRAAWTAQELLTTFPQELGEVALVPGSGGVFDISLDGELLWSRKAEGGFAEIPLLKQMVRDRIAPDRKLGHSDRKPAGDAGHGM
- a CDS encoding alpha/beta fold hydrolase; the protein is MTNFVLVPGAWLGAWAWDEVAAVLRAEGHGVHPVTLSGLADRRDEAAGQQQHVDDIVAVIESQDLRDVVLAGHSYSGIPVGQAAGRIGDRLRRVVYVDSNIPTDGKSFVDGWSAEGQAWVRDQLESSGGYWPPLTAEDYVGQDLSDEAIALILERGTPHPGRSITEPAHLVRPIGELPTTYIKCLMDGATPSSDVAEQLESPQWELVELPTGHWPMFSQPIALAKILTTA
- a CDS encoding LOG family protein; this translates as MPSIPHVDIESLEHFDRLLAAGATAMAGWRVQSVDLTRRTAEIVGLKPMGSLFLGCVLEEKADAWVRDGGGLVFPAIPELPFDAYRGRLYDADELYAGLEHGYDATPDARIYAWSRQQDEKGDTGRTLAAALHDHAIGDALTELPDDKPWVGVMGGHGVLRGSDDYRSAVLLGRTLARAGRMVVTGGGPGAMEAANLGASLAAYDDAVLDAAVAELAAVLSFRPSIGDWASTGLAVRSQYPGDGGVSIPTWFYGHEPPNVFAGAIAKYFSNAQREDVLLGRAHGGIIYLTGAAGTVQEVFQAVTPNYYGDAATQIPLILVGTDYWTSQLPVWPLLESLSVGRHMRLHLVDTIDEAAGLVS
- a CDS encoding aspartate aminotransferase family protein produces the protein MTHAELWERHKAVMPAWLALYYEEPIEIVSGSGRRVTDGEGNTYIDFFAGILTNAIGYDIAEISDAVREQLGTGIAHTSTVYLIRKQIELAEQIAELSGIPDAKVFFANSGTEANETALLLATQNRRSNQVLAMRNSYHGRAFGTVAITGNRGWSASSLSPVNVQYVQGAYRYRSPFRDLSDADYIKVCVDDLRNVIETTTSGDVACLIAEPIQGVGGFSSPPDGLYAAFKEVLDEYGILFISDEVQTGWGRTGDHFWGIQAHDVVPDAMTFAKGLGNGFAIGGVVAKAELMDSVKANSLSTFGGNPISTSAAKATIDYLLDKDLQANAAKRGAQLVDGLRGISDEFPELGDVRGKGLMLAAEIVKPDDNSPDAASTAKLQQETKNRGLLVGKGGLYGNVLRMAPPMTLTEEEAAEALEIIRDSFNTLR
- the pdxY gene encoding pyridoxal kinase PdxY, with the protein product MKILSIQSAVAYGHVGNSAAVFPLQRIGVEVLPVYTVNFSNHTGYGAWRGPMISPDDVREVLLGIEDRGVLPQIDVVLSGYQGGEGIADVILEAVQRVKAANPNALYSCDPVMGNAKSGCFVAPAIPVLLRDRVVPAADIITPNQFELGFLTGTEPDTLESTLASVELVRATGPRTVLVTSVERPDREEGTIEMLAVDDSGAWLVQTPYIPMKANGSGDVTAALFTAHYRRTGDLAEALARTTSSVFELLTRTHESGERELQLIESQDAYANPQMQFKPQRVN
- a CDS encoding amino acid ABC transporter permease, with the protein product MSGTVLFDAPGPRAKRLYFGVGVVAVVAILLVLWFVLDRLNEKGQLTAAKWKPFLTGEIWTQYILPGLAGTLIAAAISVVLAMVVGVLLGVGRLSSQAWVRWPCGVLVEFFRAVPVLLMMLFTYALYAKYELFPPERYALAAVVTGLTLYNGSVVAELVRSGVHSLPKGQSEAAMAIGLTSGKSMRLVLLPQAITAMLPAIVGQLVVILKDTALGYIITYEELLRKAEQIGNYKSNLVPAFIVIGAIFIIINYLLTVVAQRVESLMRRRGRSAGGPLTADPVDQSTVAVVGQDTNN
- a CDS encoding LLM class flavin-dependent oxidoreductase, whose protein sequence is MQPTFGLKTTPMHVPYADIRRVWLEADETPQIRDAWLWDHFLPLAGPKNGDVLEGWTLLAALAAQTTRLRLGLLVTSNRIRPPAVLGKIASTLDVISGGRLIMGLGAGGTHQPTGPNPAIEEYAAYGLTLVPPGEGVDRLRETIEILRRMWTEDEFDFHGKHFTLERNRNAPKPIQPAGPPLLIGGWGNRMLRLVAEYADIWNISGPPHTDLDTLADRVRRLDAECARIGRDPATLSRSLQQIVAYDDPAGTRAIVQRAVELGFDHIVLSLPRPYPDHAVRWLVREITDPFH
- a CDS encoding MarR family winged helix-turn-helix transcriptional regulator — its product is MSDRLGYLLKHVFAELTEAQTKALAPHGLNGRDLAVLSAIVAGEPLSQLEVAARLRVDRTSIGDLLDGLEERGFVERRRSPEDRRRNVVVLTALGQSTFDEAERVRLEVEREFLAPLPAPDRFRDDLRLLLGE
- the rlmN gene encoding 23S rRNA (adenine(2503)-C(2))-methyltransferase RlmN, producing MTTSLPLVFDEPRRAKKPPRHLADLTGEERRTAVAALGEPAFRAKQLSNHYFSRLVSDPAEMTDLPAATRDKLVADLMPPLLTRVRDLECDNGETRKTLWKLLDGSLVESVLMRYPGRATMCVSSQAGCGMACPFCATGQGGLTRNMSTAEIVEQVVDGARALARGEIAGGPGRVSNIVFMGMGEPMANYKAVMGAVRRFTDPSPEGLGISARGVTVSTVGLVPRINQLATEGIPVTLALSLHAPDDELRDELVPINNRWKVDEVLDAAWGYARQTKRRVSIEYAMIRDINDHAWRADLLAEKLNARGDWGWVHVNLIPLNPTPGSKWTASDPADEREFVRRLEAAGIPTTVRDTRGQEIDGACGQLAAASK